The genome window GGGTCGTTTCATTGTCACCGGTGGCATTGAGGGACAGGTGCGCGTCTGGAAAATAGAGCCATATCGCCAGGATCTGGTGGGCGTTCTCAAGGATCATTCGGGTCCCATTACCTCACTCGACATCAACTATCTGGACACGGAGGTCATCTCTGCCTGCACCGATGGTTCCTGTGTTATTTGGGATATTAAGTGAGTAGATTGTCACGGATTATGGCAATTTATTAACGACTatcctttttattttcagtcGCATGACCCGCAAACAGGTTGTCACAGCCAATACACAGTTCATGTCGGTGCTCTATTTTCCCACTGGCGTGCAGATTCTTACTTGCGGGTCTGATGGCCGCATCATCTACTGGATGGTCTACAATGGGGCGCTCATACGTGAGCTGACTGCCTCTAAGAAGTCCTCGGTCAATTGCCTGTCGATGAATGCCACCGGAGACTACTTTGTGAGCGTCGGCAGCGATCTGCAGGTCAAGTTGTGGGACTACAATAGTGGCGATGTCGTTGGCGTGGGGTCAGAGCACGCTTCATCGGTAATCAGCGCAGCCTACAGTCCTTGTGGCAAGACTTTTGTCACTGGCAGCACGGATGGCTCGCTGATTATTTGGGATGTGCCTGAGGAGTACTGGGGAAAACCCAATCCTCCAGAGGGTCCTTCGTACTCGTTGCCTAAAGCAGCGTCCAAAGGCAAAACGGTCGCTGCTCGTGTGGACTCTGGCACTCGCTTGAAGCCGCTGGCCGGCGAGAACATCAATGGTCTGCTCAAGGCAACGCCTAAGGATGACATATGCTGCGTCGAGTGTCCACCTTGTGCCAAGAAGGAAGGCAAGGCTGCAGATCCTTTTACCGAGTGTAAAATTGTGCCCGATGTACGAAaatgttaaacttttaaatttgtctTTAGTTTTCTCAACTGTTCCAAGCATTTGACTgatacaattattaaaaaaaaaacttggaATGGAAACTAATACCGGCTGATTTTCTTCAGTCTTAACGAACTTCAATTCCTCCATCTACCCTACCAATTAGATTATATATTAAGTATGCATTTTATAAGTCCTGAAATTTTGTAGTTTTCCTATCTATACcaatcaataatttaataataatcaaataattttatgtaatttaattgtacaaaatttaaaatttagtcAACTGGTACATCGGGTTCAGCATCGAGCGGAAAGTCGTAGTCGACTTTCTGGGCTTTAGCTTCTTCTTGGAGTCGCTTCTTCTCCTCCGCCTCCAAACGCTTGAGCTCCTTTTCTTCAGCGtctttttgcttcttttcttCGGCCTCTTGGCGCTTGCGTTCCTTTTCCTCCTCGGCGCGTTGCTTCTTCTCCTCCTTATCGGCTTCAGCTTGTAGTCTCTTTGCCTCCTTTTCTGCAGCTGCTTCGGCTTTCTTGCGCTCCGCTTCTCGCTTGCCATCATGCTTTTTCCAATCCTTATTCAGAGTGGCAAATTCCTTCAGTCGCTGTTCCCGCTCTTGTTCTGTTTCCGCTGGTTTGCCGTCGGCCTCCAAATCGATCTCATCCTCATAACCATCGGGCGGCAGAGCATTCCAATGTGGATTGTGGTACATTGAACGATTGCCGCCGCCCTTGAAGAAGAACGGCTTGGAGCGTTTGTACATGTGTGGCCAAAACTTGAACTCAGGTCGCTCTTCTTCATGACGCGTGGTGAATACAAGCAATGTCAGAATGGCAACCAGCGGTAGAGCGCAAAACAGGGAAATCTTCCTCCAGCAGTTCGAGTGCTCATCGTCGGGGGCTGTCATATAGTGTTAGATTGTtagaatttcaatatattattacGTTGCTTTGGTGACTCACGTTCAGTTTCACATTTCTTGGGTGGACACTTGGGAGCAGTCTCTACATGTTTGTTAGCGCACTTGCCGCCACCAGAGATAGCAGTTTCATCTTTTTTATCTTTGGCAGATTTCACGTCTTCGTCCTTCGATTTGTCGCATTTGCCTTCTTTACTATTTTTCTTGTCCCctataaattgtaattatgtatttttaatcatttatatCCCGCAACGGTAGTTTATTTACCATCCTTTTTACTTTTGTCAGACATTAAGCGaagatttgcatttgaaatatgtGGAATTACTCGGTAAGGCAGACGAAAGCATCTTGCAACGCTCAATAATTGCAGCATAATTTAggtcaaaacaaaatttactaaaaacCTAATTAATTCGAAAAAGTTCCATAAATGAAAAGGCTTTTATACACTTGCTTCTATTTATTTGACTTTGGCGCCAAATGTGACTTGAGGttgagttttaaatataatctaATTTATACATTCTggatttttttgtagtatgctacaaaaatatacgcaatataccacaaaataaaagtatcgATGTACTCAAAATGGTAAGATGTAGGTTAGCAGATGCATAACATAATTCTGTTAGTGTTAACAGCACAAGAACAATACCAAGTAGCAGCACTATTACGCTGAGAATCATACTctattatttaagtttttagtttttatttatttataattaacccacatatatgtaaattaatgCGAAACACGGTTTTGGCCATAAGCGAATTGTAAGTGAATTCAAGTACTGTACTTTTGCATTCGATTACATATGCGGTATACCTATCTTACAGAAGGGTATATTGTCGCTTAACATTTCAACTGGAGCGCTGTACTTATTAACAGTCTGATTGGACTTCTTGTTAACAGATGTTAGTCGGACGCCGCAGAGGAAGCATTCACGATTTGCACTTGCatatgttttgttgtttgaaaAAGTTGTTAAACGTAATTTGACGGTAATTTTTGTGCTTGAGAGTTGTGCGTTATTTAGCTAAATCGCGTGTGAAAATCGACGTGCAACACAATGAAGGTTTGCTGCATTGGCGCTGGTTATGTTGGCGGCCCAACATGTGCGGTAATGGCACTCAAGTGTCCAGATATTACCATAACGCTGGTCGATAAAAGTGCCGAAAGAATTGCACAGTGGAACTCGGAGAAATTGCCCATCTATGAGGTTAGTTGGTTTCagttattgttttgttgtatcCCCAATTTACTCAGACGGCGGATGAtctcgagtgtgtgtgtgtgtgtgtatgtatatgaaattGCTGATTTGTGTGCACGTACACATGCACAAGAATTGTGCATTTTAATAATGCCACTGTGAGTGTAatagagaaagagggagagagtaagagagtaTTTAGTAGAGATCTATAACGCTGCGTgctgaaaaaaaataacatcaaAAATGCTAAAACAAACAAGTCAGACACATCAATCAGAGGTGCAGATTCGAGAATGGTCAGACTGAAATGCTGAGCGAACGCTGTGAATACTGAATACGTCGATGAACTCCTCCTCACTCATGCTCATGTTTCAAGTAGCCCAACGTCCCAATTCCCCCCTCTGTTTCCCCCTTTCTTAAAAACCAAACCAGTTCCCAACTGACGACCGACTGTTTGAAACTGATTTGTATACTACACGCACCTCTTGGCTTCATGTTTAGCTTTGGCTGCGTGATTGTGATTGCGAACTCTTCATATGAGAGAGCATATGATCGAGTACATCGCAGGTGCTTGGCGCAATTAGCCCACAACAACAAGGTCAATGGTCACACTAAAAGTGAAGCCcaatgcaaacaaacacacatacacacacacactcgcagcaGTGTCCATTAGTCATTCAtaaataatacacacacacatacacatgcgtGTGTTTATTATGTGGCCGAAGATCGCAGCTACACTGTGCAACAAGATTGCCGCCTTTTGGATTAGATCTTTAGGTTTTGAACTGATTAGAAAGCTGCCAAACTTTTGTGtaagcatttttgttttatttgttgtcgcatttccgttttgtttttattgtggaACACTTCTTTTCACAACATATCCGTTGTACGCCGAACCAAATCCTTATCAGTCTGGCCGAGCCATGCTACACATTACGTCTTGTGAGCCAGATAAGCAACAGAACAATACACTGTGCCCTGTTATCGGTGCGAGCTGGATAATGTGTGTGTAGTTTTGTTGGCTCGCACAATTCGAGGAAATTTACGTTTTTAGCAACAATCTTCGTCCCCTCACTGCGAAGAGATCGTGCCCGGCCTTatcgaattaaataaaaagagagaaaaccCAATTAAGATAAGCTATTGTCGCAGGTCGAAGATTGAGTACCcttacaaaaatatgcaatgtAATATTTGTTAGAgtgatttaataatataatgattGATGATAGACTAAATattcactttatttatttatatttattttaatttatcaaaGCTATAATTGTAGTAATTACATATTTGTCAGAGATATGTAGGAAGTAATTATATTTCCTTCTAActataaaaagttattttctaaattaaattaacttaaacTTTTGTGAGagaaaaagataaaattaCTGTTTATCAAAGATAAGAACTGTATTTTACTTAACCAGACAAAAATAAGTCTGACGATTGTTAGGGAtgcatagaaataaaatattcttatgCTGAATCGACCGACAAGTtaaactttcattaaaatttcttcAATACAATCTTAATTGCTCTTTCATCgttctttttaataaatatattatctTTGTTTGCTCCTCCACGACTCTTTTGTGAATATTAACGCCTGTTAGAACATTATAACGTACATAATTAAGAACTAAACAATTGTTGGGGCTAGAACTAGACAGAGAAACAGCGAGAATGATTTATTAGGCACTTTATTTTATGCGGCAACATTCTTTGAGTATTATCTGCTCATTAGGCCAAGGCAcagttgaaatttaattattcatttatctGCTCTTCGCTCTATGATTGCATCACCAATCGGCAATGGCAAATGCAATAAGTATTATtggaaatactaaataaacaaaatacacacaaaaaatagaGGCTAGAATCGTGGCCAATGTCAGTTAGAACTCAACATTCTGTGTCTGCGGCTGATTAACTCGTTTGTTTCTCTCCATgtccacaaacacacatatgtacattcaAGTACTATTTGCCCAAGAGTCAGGTTGAGAAACTCTTTCCTTGGCATTtacaaatattgtaattgcaattgactttttgcattgttttcttttctagTTATCAGCAAAAGACAAGCTCATTTCAGAGACATTTTCTTCAATGTGCTCATAACATTTCTTTAGAAATTGTCTTGGGTATTTCCCTTTAGTTTTTgtgttataaaaaaatatcataGTATTACCGTGCTTCGATTAGCTCagcattttttgttatttgtggTAAATGTTATTGCAAAACTGATTCCAAATAAACATTGCCATTAACGCTTTCCTGTTGCGCTTTAATTCGctttccatttctatttctatacCCTTTAGCTAGAGGGTCGCATAATTTTgagcaaataaacaataacttcaacaaataacttcaacaatagctatataaatatgtaacaCTCGTAAATAGACCTTCAAATTACATATGTTCTGGAGCTACATTAGATATTTCCGCCGCTCCATCCATCCATCTGTTCAACTTTGGTATTTAGGTTTCTGCACAATATGCGCAAATTGAGTTTAGTTCCAAATCCATATGGGAAAAACCAAGCGTACATCTGAAGTTTAATAAGCAAAGAGCTAATGACGTAAATTCATTGTAGATGCAagttatcatatttattatacaattctttttttggttCAACGGTCGTGAATAGACTCATATGTTTTTATGTACTTCTAATATTTAACGAATTCATTTAATGGAATATTTTCTACAGCAAATGCGAAAAAATTTTACGAATTGACGTGTTTATCTTTCACGATCATAAAAAATGCTGAAGATATATCGATATGCTCAATTTTAGTGTGCAGATGGCGATGAAGAGACATAACACTTATTAATGAAGTTACTTAAcctaatatttaaataagtcgtataaacatacatatctGCGAATATATGTAGATTAAACGAATATtgatacatttattttctttctctaATTATTCTTTGCAACGCAGCCTGGTCTTGATGAGGTGGTGAAGAAATGCCGCAATGTCAACCTGTTCTTCTCCACGGATATTGCAACCGCCATCAAGGAGGCAGATCTGATCTTCATATCAGTGAATACGCCCACGAAAACCTGCGGCAGTGGCAAGGGTAAATATATACCACACAGAATAGAAATAAGATCATCTGCAAATACTAAGTGTACAATTGttcattgttatttttagGTCGAGCTGCGGATCTGAAATATGTGGAGAGTGCGGCGCGAATGATTGCCGAGATTGCACAGTCCAACAAGATTGTGGTCGAGAAGAGCACGGTGCCCGTGCGTGCTGCAGAGAGCATTATGCACATATTGCGAGCGAATCAAAAGCCAGGCATCCACTACGACATACTCTCGAATCCCGAATTCTTAGCCGAGGGCACTGCCATCAATGATCTGCTGAATGCCGATCGTGTTTTAATCGGAGGCGAGGAAACACCCGAGGGACATCAGGCAGTGGAGAAGCTATCGTGGATCTATGAGCATTGGATaccaaaaaagaatatattgaCAACGAATACGTGGAGCAGTGAACTGTCCAAGCTGGCGGCCAATGCATTCCTCGCTCAGCGCATCTCCAGCATCAATTCGTTGTCTGCTGTATGCGAGGCAACCGGTGCCGATGTCTCTGAGGTGGCCAGAGCTGTGGGCTTGGATTCACGCATTGGCTCCAAGTTTCTGCAGGCCTCTGTGGGCTTTGGTGGCAGCTGCTTTCAAAAGGACATTCTTAATTTGATTTACATCTGCGAGAATCTGAATTTGCCCGAGGTGGCGGCGTATTGGCAGCAGGTCATCGATATGAATGACTATCAGAAGCGTCGCTTCTCCCAGAAGATCATCGAGAGTCTGTTCAATACGGTGTCCGACAAACGCATTGCCATCCTGGGCTTTGCCTTCAAGAAGAACACGGGAGATACACGCGAAACGGCAGCGATTACTGTGTGCCAAACGTTGTTGGAGGAAGGTGCCAAGCTGGACATTTACGATCCCAAGGTGGAGCCGGAGCAAATCATTGACGATCTGACGCATCCCAGTGTCACGGAATCTCCCGAGAACGTGAAGAAGGCTGTACAAATACACAGTGATCCCTACAGCGCTGTGCGTGCCACACACGCGTTGGTTTTGTGTACGGAATGGGACGAATTCGTGGATCTGGACTACAAACGCATCTATCAATCAATGATGAAACCAGCATACATCTTTGACGGACGCAAGATACTTGATCATGAGCGACTACAGCAGATTGGTTTCCATGTGCAGACCATTGGCAAGAAATATCAACGCGCCGGGCTGCTTAGATCGTGGGGCATTGTGCCACAGCTGTGAGCGATGCGGAGCGGCATTAAGGACTTAACATTTGACGAGACGGAGACCGAGACCGAAACATTTTTCCAGTATTTACGAGactataaattgtaaatatgcgttttgtttgttttatataaatagttCAAGTACGAGTATTTCGCTAGATATACGCCTAAGTATTCCTATTTCTATTCCTACACAACCAAATGTCGTTCCAGttgcaatataaatacatacaatacttacttaacaaatacatatgaTCATTTGCCGTTGCAAACGGACACCTGCAATTCCGTTTAACTACAGAAATTCTCCTCACATACTTTCTGTACTATAATTAAACAAGCATTTACACACGAGcatgtacatttttttatataaataataaacaacagTAAATAATCATAATGCTGGCATTTTAAAATGGTATTCTTCTAACGATCTGGCGATACCAGAGATAGGATGTCGCTGCCGACAAGCTAAACCAGGTCACCAGGTACGACAAATGATCGTTCCGCAGCGTCACCCGTGTCTGCCCACCAATGGGACTATTTTGTGGACTCTTTGCATCATACACGGCATCCAGGAAGACGGGAGCTGCATTTGTAGAAGCGCACATCTTGGGCAAATCACGATACAAAAAGACCTGACCTCCCTTGTGATCGGGCGTAAACTGTGGACGACTCTCGCCCTTGCGCACCACGGCAGTCAATTGCACCTCTTGCTTCACCTGACCCACTTCACGCGTTGCGGGATCAATGTGCTTGCGCGTCACCCAACCACGATTCACCAACACGATGTCACTGCAAGCAAAAAATACAGTTTTATCTTACTTTGGCATAAATATGGCTTCAATTGCTTACTCTCTGTCGGCCAATTTAAACGGGGTCACAATAAGATAACCATTGCCCGAGTCACGCTGAGAGAATAGTCCGCCTTGTGTCTCAACGCCATCGGGTCGTATGAGCGATCTTGGTCCCATTTGCATTTCCTTATCGTGCAGAAAGTGGCCACGCAGCGTAACCAAGCGATACTCCATCTCATCCAGCTGACTCAAGCTGTATTGaagaatataaaatcaattaaaataatttaaataatatgtgCTTACTCTTCGGGCACTTCCACCGGCGCCGTATGAAGTTGCTTATGTAAATCTTTGATTAGCTGCTCTTTCCAGATTTTGCGTTTCACCTGCCAGCAGCCCAAACCAAAGGTGGTGGCTGGTATGAGCTGCAAGCGTACATAATCAATAATAAGGGATATCTCTATTTGAATTAACTTACAAGTAGGAACCAGCCTAATGCTGTGATTTTATCCTTGTCCTTTTTGGGAATGCTCGTTGTCCATTCAACTTTTGGTGGctgttgtgcttgttgtgTAATCTTCCTGCGGAACTGCGTGGCTATGCTCGGACATTTGCCGGCAGATGAGCGCTGCAGCGCACATATTTGTTTCCACATTTGAGCATTTACACGCAGCAgcattgttattttgtttttatataaagtTTTCACGCCGCCGGTTCACGATAATAACAGCTGTTGGACAACACGGCCATAACAGCATGTTAACAGTTTGCTGTAATGTTGACAACATTGCTTATTACATTACTGAAGTAAATCTTAGTTTTTACAAAGCcattatatttacaatttaaatatttattaaatttccatactatattgtatatgtTTAATACAGGAAAGTGCACATACCGGTAAGAGTAGCTATAGTGTTTTATTGCCCTGTTAAATCAGCTGTTCTTAAAGTTAGTTCTGAACGAGTTGGTAGCTCTGCATGCTTTTGTAACATTGCATCttgttttaaacaaattgactTCGGCTTAATTTAAGCATGTTGTGCACACGCGCAGCAGCGAGGTTGGCCACTGgtttaacaacaacattgcagGTAACCAATCAAGTGCAGACAAATAGTTTTCCCGGCCGCAGACAAATCTGCATCTGCATTTCTCTGACTCTTATGTAAACCACGCACTGTTTTCATTCCGCAGTTGAGGCAACACACATCTACATTGTACAACAAACATCATGTGGCGGCAGCAGCCGCTAAAGCAATTCAGCAGTGCCGGCTATGCTCCACTGGGGTTGTGGACAAGGCAACCAAACAACAAACCACAACAGCCGAGGATGGCAGCATATTGAAACGTGTGCTTACAAAAGTCGGTTTTGCACCTAACACAAAAGCCGtaagaaagaaacaaatttgaaaataatgaatcAAATTGTTAATCATCAAAACTCTTGCAGCGTCTCAAGGTGACTAGTCATCTACTGTACGAGAGTGTGGCGGATAAAATCAACTATGTGGCATTCTTTCGAGACTTTCAGCTGCCCAACACGTTCAACTCCTGGTTTCTGGTCACTGAGCTGCATGTATGGTTGCTGTTGATGCGCTCGATGGCCGAGGGTTCAGAGACAGGCGAAGATGGACGCTTTTTAAGGAACTGCATAGTTGAGGCAATGTGGGGCGATGTTAACACACGCGCCAAAAAGTTGGGAGTAAGTTTGAAGCATGATCTGAGAGGAGTTCCTCTGGATGCTaactatttttctttttaggcTAATAATCCTTCACGTACGAGGCAACAAATTGAGACGTTATCGGAACAGTTTCAAGCTGCGCTCATTGCCTACGACGAGGGCATAATGTCCGATGATCGGGTGCTCGCTTGTGCCTTGTGGCGTCGGTTTTTTGAGATGGAGTGCGATAATTACGCTCAAATCGAGCGTTTGGTTAAATATGTGCGTATGCAGACCGTGATGCTTGACAGCTTGACGCGGGAACAGTTCATCGTGAAGCCAAAGATTGCCTGGCATGATCTGGACAAGTGTAAAATCGACGCATAGAGGCAATGttcttttagttttgtttattaaagtCAAATTATACACATTTGCAAGCGCCtctaaataattaaatcattGATGGACTCATCCACCAAAGCTCTCAGTTGGCATTTGAGTGCAAATGCCATGATGCGACGCTCTGCTAATCTTTTGTGATTGCTCGGAAGCTGTTGAAGAATActgttcatttttaaataatcgTTGGCAGGCGATGCCAGCAATTGTGCTATTTGTGTATCTGCACTGGAAGGTGAAACTGTCTCAACTGTGGATTCAATTCTCGCCAGCTGCTCTTCTTCATAGATGATCTCCTCGTGAACCATCTGATCGTTGGACTCTATAATCTCTTCGATAACAAATGTGCTATCCGCATGCTGTTCAATATCGCCAACTTGCATCACAACACAATCGTTATACGACTGCCATGGATCCTGATCAACCAAGGCGTCCTCTTGCTGCCTTGGCAGCTCTAtatgctgtggctgctgttgtggcaggCAATGAGAGGTGGCCTTCGCTCTGGAGCGCAGCTGGGGATCTGATAGAAATTGCAATCGATCAAAGTATGGCCAAGTTGAGCCATTAGGGCGTCGTAACTCCTTTCTGTATTGATAGTGCAAATTGTTCCAACGCATCAGGCAGAAGTTAACTTGGAATATTGcactttattaaaatatattgagtATTGGAAGGATCGGGATAAATTACCATCGCACTCCATAACTTCTGCTATTCTGGCCCAGGCTTCTGTCTTGGCCTTCATCATGTCATAGTTGGAGAGTCCTGTTTGCCGTCTGTATAGTAAAGTGTTGGGCTCTACGTGATCGATGAGCTTGAAATCAAACGGACGATTCTTCTTATAGCTAGTACGCATCTTAAACTATATATTTCATTGATGAGATATGCCGAAGTAAAAATCTTTTAAGATTGTTTTGACACAAaatggtaaataaataaaacttcaGGGTAGCCGCATTTGGGATTTCAAAATAAGCTAATTAATGTCGAAAAATATgagtttttggtttggttaCACTTCACAAAGCGAAACATTTCAAGCtagttttcaaatatattaaaataaattgttcttATTCAAGATTTtggtaataataaaaaatataaaagaacgAGAATAACAAGTGTATAGTGTACCATTAAAAGTCATAAAATTGGTGGTCACACTGCTCGCTGAGACCAATCGAATAGTCCTAAGTGTCAGCTGTTCtgcaaacaattgaaattggagTCAGCTGTTAAATATATCAACCGACTTTGTTTTTTAGCCGCAAACAATTTCATACAAAAAACCAAAGTGTATCCATGCTTAAAGTAAAATCagttgctttttaatttttgcaatcaGCGAttattttataagaaaaaagaaaaaacaatacatCAAAACGATAACAGTTGACAGAAATGTTAAGTTTGTGAATGCCAAAAACAATCGCACTTATTCTGTTCGATTTCGATAACTAAAAACCTGACGTAGGAGAAACAAACCTGGAAAATTTTTGGGTGAAGtgaaaaaaattgcaaaaaaaagtgaaaagtatAATATTTGGCAAATAATTGTGCAATTTACGTGGTCAACGCAATGAATATGTAAGTGGCAATGCTGGCAAATAGGGGCATagcatatttaatgcatttttcttAACAAATTACCGACATGTGGCGGCGGCAATTGGAAGGTAGTTGATTGGAGAAAGGGGGAAGGGCGGTTTAATGTCTAGGCGAAATTTTTCTCGAACTCTGGCTAAAAATCGATAATTCAAAATGgcagagagtgtgagagagtaGGAAATGGAAATTACATTGAAAAGTAGAAGTCGAATGTTTAGAACTGCTTTTGAtgctcaaaattataattaatggCGCTTCATTACGCTCGTTCCAGGTATAATGGACAGGTAAATGGTTATATGGGAGGCGCCCCAGCCGGTGGAATGCCTGGCGGTGGTAACAATCGCATGGGCGGCGCTGGTGGTGGATCCGGCATGTTTCAACGCAATCGTTCCGCTCCATACATACGTGGAGGCCCCGGCGGAGCCATGGGTGGCGGTGGAGGAGGTGGCGGTGGTAACAACGGTGGCTTTAATGGCGGTCGCATGAATGGCGGTGGAATACGCAATGATCGCGATGGCGGTGGCTTTGGTGGTAACCAGAATAACAATCGCACCTCGACACACGGAGCACATTTGCCCACAATTGTGTGGTCCGAGGTGTCTTTGACACCCTTCCGCAAGAATTTCTATAAGCCATGTGAATCGGTGTTGGCACGCACCCAATTGGAAACGGATAGTTTCCTTAGCAGCAACGAAATCACCATCAAGGGCAACGAAGTGCCCACGCCCAGCATTGAGTTCGAGGAAGGCGGCTTTCCCGACTATGTAATGAACGAGATACGCAAACAGGGTTTCACCAAGCCCACAGCAATTCAGGCACAGGGTATGCCCATCGCTCTAAGCGGACGTGATCTGGTAGCTGTCGCCCAGACGGGCTCTGGCAAGACGCTGGCCTATGTGCTACCCGCAGTGGTGCACATAAATAATCAGCCGCGGTTGGAGCGTGGTGATGGACCCATCGCTTTGGTGCTGGCGCCCACTCGGGAGCTGGCCCAACAGATCCAGCAGGTGGCCAGTGAGTTTGGCTCGAATACGCAGGTGCGCAACACCTGCATCTTTGGCGGCGCTCCCAAGGGGCAGCAGGCTCGTGACCTGGAACGAGGTGTGGAGATTGTTATAGCGACACCCGGTCGTCTTATTGATTTCTTGGAGCGTGGCACCACATCGTTGAAGCGTTGCACCTATTTGGTTTTGGACGAAGCCGATCGTATGCTTGATATGGGCTTTGAGCCACAGATACGCAAGATCATGCAACAGATTCGCCCCGATCGTCAGGTATTGATGTGGTCGGCCACCTGGCCAAAGGAGGTGCGCCAATTGGCCGAGGAGTTTTTGAACAATTACATACAGGTGAACATCGGTTCATTGTCGCTGAGTGCCAATCACAATATACTCCAGATCGTTGATGTCTGCGATGAGTCGGAGAAGATTGTCAAGCTGATACAGCTGCTGACACAGATCTCTAGCGAGAATGAGACAAAGACCATCATCTTTGTGGAGACGAAGAAGCGTGTGGATGAGATCACACGCAATATATCGCGACAGGGATGGCGGGCATGTGCCATCCATGGCGATAAGTCGCAGCAGGAGCGTGACTTTGTGTTGTCCAGCTTCCGCAACGGACGTCACTCGATATTGGTGGC of Drosophila nasuta strain 15112-1781.00 chromosome 3, ASM2355853v1, whole genome shotgun sequence contains these proteins:
- the LOC132791317 gene encoding glutamic acid-rich protein, with product MLQLLSVARCFRLPYRVIPHISNANLRLMSDKSKKDGDKKNSKEGKCDKSKDEDVKSAKDKKDETAISGGGKCANKHVETAPKCPPKKCETEPPDDEHSNCWRKISLFCALPLVAILTLLVFTTRHEEERPEFKFWPHMYKRSKPFFFKGGGNRSMYHNPHWNALPPDGYEDEIDLEADGKPAETEQEREQRLKEFATLNKDWKKHDGKREAERKKAEAAAEKEAKRLQAEADKEEKKQRAEEEKERKRQEAEEKKQKDAEEKELKRLEAEEKKRLQEEAKAQKVDYDFPLDAEPDVPVD
- the LOC132793308 gene encoding UDP-glucose 6-dehydrogenase, producing the protein MKVCCIGAGYVGGPTCAVMALKCPDITITLVDKSAERIAQWNSEKLPIYEPGLDEVVKKCRNVNLFFSTDIATAIKEADLIFISVNTPTKTCGSGKGRAADLKYVESAARMIAEIAQSNKIVVEKSTVPVRAAESIMHILRANQKPGIHYDILSNPEFLAEGTAINDLLNADRVLIGGEETPEGHQAVEKLSWIYEHWIPKKNILTTNTWSSELSKLAANAFLAQRISSINSLSAVCEATGADVSEVARAVGLDSRIGSKFLQASVGFGGSCFQKDILNLIYICENLNLPEVAAYWQQVIDMNDYQKRRFSQKIIESLFNTVSDKRIAILGFAFKKNTGDTRETAAITVCQTLLEEGAKLDIYDPKVEPEQIIDDLTHPSVTESPENVKKAVQIHSDPYSAVRATHALVLCTEWDEFVDLDYKRIYQSMMKPAYIFDGRKILDHERLQQIGFHVQTIGKKYQRAGLLRSWGIVPQL
- the LOC132793309 gene encoding SURF1-like protein, whose translation is MLLRVNAQMWKQICALQRSSAGKCPSIATQFRRKITQQAQQPPKVEWTTSIPKKDKDKITALGWFLLLIPATTFGLGCWQVKRKIWKEQLIKDLHKQLHTAPVEVPEDLSQLDEMEYRLVTLRGHFLHDKEMQMGPRSLIRPDGVETQGGLFSQRDSGNGYLIVTPFKLADRDDIVLVNRGWVTRKHIDPATREVGQVKQEVQLTAVVRKGESRPQFTPDHKGGQVFLYRDLPKMCASTNAAPVFLDAVYDAKSPQNSPIGGQTRVTLRNDHLSYLVTWFSLSAATSYLWYRQIVRRIPF
- the LOC132793310 gene encoding ubiquinol-cytochrome-c reductase complex assembly factor 1, which gives rise to MLCTRAAARLATGLTTTLQLRQHTSTLYNKHHVAAAAAKAIQQCRLCSTGVVDKATKQQTTTAEDGSILKRVLTKVGFAPNTKARLKVTSHLLYESVADKINYVAFFRDFQLPNTFNSWFLVTELHVWLLLMRSMAEGSETGEDGRFLRNCIVEAMWGDVNTRAKKLGANNPSRTRQQIETLSEQFQAALIAYDEGIMSDDRVLACALWRRFFEMECDNYAQIERLVKYVRMQTVMLDSLTREQFIVKPKIAWHDLDKCKIDA
- the LOC132793312 gene encoding uncharacterized protein LOC132793312; translated protein: MRTSYKKNRPFDFKLIDHVEPNTLLYRRQTGLSNYDMMKAKTEAWARIAEVMECDVNFCLMRWNNLHYQYRKELRRPNGSTWPYFDRLQFLSDPQLRSRAKATSHCLPQQQPQHIELPRQQEDALVDQDPWQSYNDCVVMQVGDIEQHADSTFVIEEIIESNDQMVHEEIIYEEEQLARIESTVETVSPSSADTQIAQLLASPANDYLKMNSILQQLPSNHKRLAERRIMAFALKCQLRALVDESINDLII